The genome window GTCAAGTGACTGAGATTTATTTCAGTGACGTTTTGAAACTGAGAGTCTGAGGAAACGTTAAAGGGCGGCGCGCGCGTGCTGTATATATACTTCCTGCTAAAGAATCGAAACCGAAAGTGATGACAGGCGGTATATATACGCGACAGTCAACACTAAACCCAGACCCGAGGAGGAAGATCAACAGTCtgtatttcaacatttaatgtCATTTGGCTTAAAGGAAAAATGTCTGAAGGTGAAATGAAAGCGAGAATCCTCGACTTCCTGAGGAGAAATGGTAAATCTACCGCGTTGAGTATTTCTAAAGATCTTAAGGTAAGCAGAGGCGAAGCAAACAAACACCTGTACGGCTTAGAGAAGTCAAAACAGGTAAAAAAAGACGACGGAACACCTCCTATCTGGGATCTAATGGAGTCGACAGATGATCCCAGACCAGTTCTGAAGCCTGACACTGTTACTGTGAGTGACATCGTTCCTTtagagaaagtgagtgagaTCTTGAGATCCGGAGGAAAAACGGGTTTAAAAGCTCATGAGATCGCCAGAGATCTGGGACTGACGAAAAAAACTGTCAATAAACATCTGCACAGTCTGCGGGACAAGGGTGAATTACAGATATCTGAGAATCACAAGTGGATAAGGAATGACCACCAAGACAGGTATGTGCTCCtgttgttaatgtttatttcaatctaaaaaaatacactgtataTTTCTACTTCTAATTCTTGTTCTTATTTTTCAGTGAAGCGTCTGTGGACTCCAGGGTCTCTGATTCAATGTAAGTCTACTTGTCACAAGAAAATAGTTTTCTGTTCTCCTACAAGACTTAAGAATGACGTTGACGTGAAGTAAATGTATGACACATGTTTGCATCATCTCTAGGTTGTCTCAGTGTTTCGATGTGATTAAAAAACTTGGTGAAGGAGCCTatggttgtgtttataaaactaaaCATAAATATGATGGCAAGATGTACGCTGTGAAGAAAGTCGAACTGACAGAGTAAGTTTAGAGGTCGTTTACCTGTCGTTGATGTGACTATATTTTGCTATATTTACGCTGCAATTATTAAgacttaaaataatattttgtctgtttttcttaCAGCGATGCTGATGCTGAGGTCAAGGCTTTGGCCAAATTAGAACATCCAAACATTGTACGTTATACTACATGCTGGCCGAGTTCTCATAATTTGGTTTCGTGTCAAGACACATCTGAGTATGCGAGTTTCGAACTCTTTTGATTTGAAcacttgtttgttgtttgccaataatgacattattttctctttcaaaTTTTAAGCCAATCAGATTCTTTAATAGACTCTTCATCAGACTTCGAGGAATCCTGTTATGTAACAAGTCATGATGACACATCAGGAATGGAGAGTCTGAGTATATCATGGAAGTATGTGCTGCAGTATTATCTGATTGTAGTTTGGCTTTACTGTACAATGGTGTCGATTTGGTTTAATGCTTGTGTTTCCCTGTCCTCAGATCAGAATCTCCTGCTAAACCGTCAAAAATTCACAGTACAGAGAGTTCAGACCCTACAAATCAGTAAggcttatttaattatttatacttcagctatatgtatactgtatatacagtgaggaaaataagtatttgaacaccctgctattttgcatgttctcccacttagaaatcatggaggggtctggaattgtcatcgtaggtgcatgtccactgtgagagacataatctaaaaataaatccagaaatcacaatgtatgatttttttaactatttattggtatcatacagctgcaaataagtatttgaacacctgtctaTCAGCTAGAATTCTAACAC of Triplophysa dalaica isolate WHDGS20190420 chromosome 11, ASM1584641v1, whole genome shotgun sequence contains these proteins:
- the pkz gene encoding protein kinase containing Z-DNA binding domains isoform X3, whose protein sequence is MSEGEMKARILDFLRRNGKSTALSISKDLKVSRGEANKHLYGLEKSKQVKKDDGTPPIWDLMESTDDPRPVLKPDTVTVSDIVPLEKVSEILRSGGKTGLKAHEIARDLGLTKKTVNKHLHSLRDKGELQISENHKWIRNDHQDSEASVDSRVSDSMLSQCFDVIKKLGEGAYGCVYKTKHKYDGKMYAVKKVELTDDADAEVKALAKLEHPNIVRYTTCWPSSHNLVSCQDTSDQSDSLIDSSSDFEESCYVTSHDDTSGMESLSISWKSESPAKPSKIHSTESSDPTNHRKYLFIQMEFCEGGTLTTWIHKRNIDEKQRTTTEIYQIFHGIVSGVEYVHSQNLIHRDLKPDNILFGAEGKVKIGDFGLAATLTNPNGAAIYRTKGRGTASYMSPEQLWPDLRNTKFPEGFCDRHSTEHEFIRKMLSNAPGDRPSATEIKENLDRFFSINQFFCQKTV
- the pkz gene encoding protein kinase containing Z-DNA binding domains isoform X1 produces the protein MSEGEMKARILDFLRRNGKSTALSISKDLKVSRGEANKHLYGLEKSKQVKKDDGTPPIWDLMESTDDPRPVLKPDTVTVSDIVPLEKVSEILRSGGKTGLKAHEIARDLGLTKKTVNKHLHSLRDKGELQISENHKWIRNDHQDSEASVDSRVSDSMLSQCFDVIKKLGEGAYGCVYKTKHKYDGKMYAVKKVELTDDADAEVKALAKLEHPNIVRYTTCWPSSHNLVSCQDTSDQSDSLIDSSSDFEESCYVTSHDDTSGMESLSISWKSESPAKPSKIHSTESSDPTNHRKYLFIQMEFCEGGTLTTWIHKRNIDEKQRTTTEIYQIFHGIVSGVEYVHSQNLIHRDLKPDNILFGAEGKVKIGDFGLAATLTNPNGAAIYRTKGRGTASYMSPEQGLQSDYGSKTDIFPLGLIWFEMLWKLSTVMEKFRLWPDLRNTKFPEGFCDRHSTEHEFIRKMLSNAPGDRPSATEIKENLDRFFSINQFFCQKTV
- the pkz gene encoding protein kinase containing Z-DNA binding domains isoform X2 codes for the protein MSEGEMKARILDFLRRNGKSTALSISKDLKVSRGEANKHLYGLEKSKQVKKDDGTPPIWDLMESTDDPRPVLKPDTVTVSDIVPLEKVSEILRSGGKTGLKAHEIARDLGLTKKTVNKHLHSLRDKGELQISENHKWIRNDHQDSEASVDSRVSDSMLSQCFDVIKKLGEGAYGCVYKTKHKYDGKMYAVKKVELTDDADAEVKALAKLEHPNIVRYTTCWPSSHNLVSCQDTSDQSDSLIDSSSDFEESCYVTSHDDTSGMESLSISWKSESPAKPSKIHSTESSDPTNQKYLFIQMEFCEGGTLTTWIHKRNIDEKQRTTTEIYQIFHGIVSGVEYVHSQNLIHRDLKPDNILFGAEGKVKIGDFGLAATLTNPNGAAIYRTKGRGTASYMSPEQGLQSDYGSKTDIFPLGLIWFEMLWKLSTVMEKFRLWPDLRNTKFPEGFCDRHSTEHEFIRKMLSNAPGDRPSATEIKENLDRFFSINQFFCQKTV